From the genome of Falco cherrug isolate bFalChe1 chromosome 10, bFalChe1.pri, whole genome shotgun sequence:
GGCAGAGGTTTATTTAGCAAGACCCACTCTGGATCCCCGCgacggggacaggctgggccACCTTGGGGAGCTCTGGTCCCCCTGACACTGTGGTGTCCGTCTGTCCCAGCTTCCACTGCCACATGTACCCCTACCCGGAGAGCGAGGCCAGCCGGGCGGACACCATGAGCGGGCTGCACAGCCAGATCCAGGACCTCAGCGTGGTTAGCTGGGCACTATAGTGGGGACCGGGGGGGCCATGGGGGGTCCCCCGTCCCTGACCTGTGCTGGGCACCCGCAGGTGCTGGAGGAGACAGAGCAGTACCTGGCACAGGTGCTGGACAAGGTGGCGCTGGCGCTGCCCACCTGGCGGGTGCAGGTGCAGAAGATGAAGGCCATCTACCTCATCCTCAACCAGTGCAGCTTCGATGTCACCGAGAAGTGCCTCATCGCTGAGGTCTGGTGCCCCGTGAGGGACCTCACGCAAGTGCAGGACGCCCTGCGCCAGGGATCGGTGGGTTGCTTGGTGTTACCATGTCCTTGTGCCAGGGTTTGTTCGGTGTCCCCATGCTCAGGGTTGCTCGGTGTCCCCATCCGTGTCCTCGTGCCGGGGTGCGAGGCAGGGGGTGCCCTGTGTCAGGCACTGGGTGCTTTCCCCACAGTACAAGAGCGGCTCGAGCGTGGAGTGCTTCGTGCAGCGCATCCCCACCTCGGAGAACCCCCCCACCCTCATCCGCACCAACAAGTTCACTGCTGGCTTCCAGAGCATTGTGGATGCCTACGGGGTGGCCAGCTACCAGGAGGTGAACCCTGGTAAGGCCCCCCGAccccctgcagcatcccagacTGGTGGGGGGGACACCCTGTGTGACATGAtccctgtgtccctgcagcGCCCTACGCCATCATCACCTTCCCCTTCATCTTCGCCATCATGTTTGGGGACGTGGGGCATGGGCTGCTCATGTTCCTCTTCGCTCTCTGGATGGTGCTGTATGagaacagccccagcctgcagcaggccAGCAACGAGGTGAGCAGGACGTGGTTGGGGGTGTGGGGACCTGGTTGAAGGTGTGGGATGGGGGTGGTAGTACAGGACAAAGGCAGTATGGGGCAGGGTTGGAGGTGTGGGAGGGGGACAGTGTGGGGCATGGGAGGTGGTGGATGCAGGAGCCGTGTTTGCCCCCACCAGATCTGGCTGACGTTCTTCGAGGGGCGCTACCTCATCCTGCTTATGGGGGCCTTCTCCATCTACACTGGCTTCATCTACAATGAGTGCTTCAGCAAAGCCACTGTCATCTTCCCCTCTGCCTGGAGCGTGGCCACCATGGCCAACCACTCCTCCTGGAGGTGTGACTCCCAGTCCCCCAGTGAAccctgcctgtgtccctgcctgtACTGACACCCCCTGCTCTACCCACAGCTCTGCCTACCTTGCCACCCACCCATCCCTCACCTTGGATCCCAACATCACCGGCGTCTTCCGAGGGCCCTATCCTTTCGGGATCGACCCAGTGAGTGTCCTGTGGGGGAGAGGATGGGGTGGGACCCTCGGTGGGGTGGCCCAGAGTCTCACCCACCTTGTCCACGACAGATCTGGAGCTTGGCCACCAACCACCTCAACTTCCTCAACTCCTTCAAGATGAAGATGTCCGTGGTGCTGGGCATCGTGCACATGGGTTTCGGTGTCCTGTTGGGGGTCTTCAACCATGTGTGAGTCCCTGTGGCTGTGGGATCTGGCCACCCATGATCATGCTAAAGGGACTGGACTCACCCGGGTGGGGTGGGTGAGTGGAGTCCTGGACCCCTACATTTGGGTGGGAGCCCAGGTCACGCGAGGGTGTGCCATGCTGGGCTGAGCTTGGCTGatgtccccctgcccaggcactTCCAGCAGCGGCACCGGTTGGTGCTGGAGCTCCTGCCCGAGATGGTTTTCCTCCTGGCGCTCTTTGGCTACCTCGTCTTCCTCATCTTCTACAAGTGGGTGAAGTTCAGTGCCGCCGACTCCCTGGTAGCCCCCAGCATCCTCATCCACTTCATCGACATGTTCCTCTTCACCTCCAACGCTGACAACCTCCCACTCTACCGGGGGCAGGTAGCACCCCACCAAGATGGGGGGCACCCACCCAGGGACCCAGTGCCTACCCTTCCCCTTGCCCAGGCTGGGAGCAATGGGAAGCCCTGTGGGGGCcgctgtggtggtggtggtggtctcCCGCTGTGTCATGGGTGGGGCTGTTCTCAGCTTGGGTGGCTGGTGCCGTGGAGGACACTGAACTGGTGCCCCTGTGCCGCAGGTGCCGGTGCAGACcgtgctggtggtgctggcgCTGGCATCGGTGcctgtcctgctcctggggaCACCGCTGTACCTGTGCTGCCGGCAGCGCACGCGGAGGACCGGTCGCCCTGCGGTGAGGCTGGGGTCGGGGTGGTGGGGCTTGGGCAGGGGGGTGCGGTGGGGTCTCACCACTGATGCCATCACCTTGCAGCTGGTGACGGCGGGGGAGCAGGAGCCGCTGCTGGAGGGGCAGAAGGCTGGCAACTCTGTCAATGCCACCAAGGAGGACGTGGAGAGCGGGGGGCACAGCCCTGACGCTGAGGTGAGGGGAACTGGTCTGGTGGTCTTGGGTGGTGTGGTGGGGGTGGCTGTGCCCCGCCGCTGACATCCTGTGTCCCTTCCGTCCCTGCAGCACCTGGACTTTGCTGAGATCTTCATGCACCAGGCGATCCACACCATCGAGTACTGCCTGGGCTGCATCTCCAACACCGCATCCTACCTGCGGCTCTGGGCACTCAGCCTGGCCCATGCCCGTGAGTCCCCCCGGTCCCCTGCGTGccccgccccggggctgggctAAGCCTCAACCcctctgcctgtccctgtccccccctTCCCAGAGCTGTCAGAGGTCCTATGGACCATGGTGATGCGCAACGGCTTCGTGCGGCTGAACTATGTGGGCGGTGTGGTGCTGGTGCCCGTCTTCGCCGCCTTCGCCGTGCTGACCGTGGCGATCCTGCTGGTGATGGAGGGGCTCTCCGCCTTCCTCCACGCCCTGCGCCTGCACTGGTGAGCCTGGCTGAGGGCGTGGGGTGCCGGTGGGACGGGGTGACTGATCCCCCCCAGCGCCACTCCTCACCGGCCACTCTCCTCGGCAGGGTGGAGTTTCAGAATAAGTTTTACATGGGCGCCGGGTACAAGCTGTGCCCCTTCACCTTCGCCTCTGACACCTGGGAGTAGAGTCGTCCTGCGCGGGTCCCGCTGGGGGCTCAGGGCATCGGCCGGACCCAgtccccaccctgctgcaggcagctcagccaggggggctggggggcagcgtTGTGCCCCCAAATCCCCAAGGCTGAGGGGCCACGGGGGTCTGGTTGCAGCATCCTCCCCATTCCCTCCTCGGCAGCGAATAAAGCTGTCCCCGTGGCTCGTCCCCACCTCCGCGTCTCCATCCCCTCTGCCGTGGGCTGGGTCGGGGGTCCTGGCATCTGTGCCCCCACCCATCACTGCTGCCCGTAGCCGAAGGTGGGGGCCGTGGTGGGGCCGTAGGTGCTGAGCGGGGGGAAGGTGGGCAGGGGGtagggcagggtgcagggcttGGCCCCCACATAGACACTGCGGGGGCAGGCGAGGGGTTGGAAGGGGGGTGCGGGCAGCTCAGGGAAGCCGGGGGGAGCTGCTTGTGGGGCTGGTTGGGGGGGGTACGGCAGCAGCCAGTCCTCCATGGCTGCGAGGAGCCCCTGCGGGGGGGAGAGACAGCAACAGGGGATGGTCAgtcccccctccagcccccctaCCTTTCTCCTGCTTCTCAGGGCGGGAGGGCAGCGCGGTGGCTCGGGCACGGGGCATTGCACCCagcagggaccctgctggcaCCCCGCACCTGCAAGAGAGATGGGGGGGCTCAGGCGGGGGGGGTGGCATGGAGCCCCTTATCGTGGTGTCGGAGCGGCGGGGCCTTACCACGGCTCAGGGTCACCGTCCCGAAAGCCCTTGGCAAAGGGGTTGCTGGCGATTTTCAGCTGGGTGATCTGTGGAAGGGAGCAGGGTCAGGGGGTCTCTGGGGGcgtcccccatgtccccccgCCCTGGAGCTCACCCGGTGGTTCTGGTAAGCCGTCACCGCCATGAACTGGGTCTCggggaagctgaaggacttGAAGTTCTGGTGGGCAAAGCGCTCACTGTCCCGTCGCGGGTCCACGAAGACCACGTGGAAGCGGGGCTGGTAGCGGTGCATGGAGTTGAGGATgatctggggaggggggaatagGGGGAGTGGGCAGGACCCACTCTGTGCAGGGGCGCATCGTGTCCTCCTGCACTGCCCGCCCCAGGGCTAGGTCCTCACGTGGCCGTTGTCATCCAGGAGGTTGTTGGTCAGCTTGAGCTTGTCGAAGGAGACGATCTGCCGCATCCACTGGGCACCCTTGGCTGGGGAGTCGGGGTGGAAGTGGAcgcggccgggggctgccgggtCGGCCCGTCCCgctgccagccaggaggagctgtggaagGCATAcctgcggggcaggggggctcagCACTACCCCAGGATCCggccccccccagcatccccatcACCCAACCTGTATCTCTTGTCATCCAGCGGGATGAAGTCCATGAGCAAGACATAGTCAGCCAGCGGGTCCAGCCCCGACAGCTTCACCTGGAAGGTGGGAAACATCCtcctgcggggaggggggggtagGAAGGAGGTGCCCCCCACCCGGCAGCCTCCCTGTCCTGCTCTGGTACTTACCTGCCTGCCTTGGTGACGATCATCTCGGTGCCCAGGCGGTTGAACTCCTCCCAGAGGCTGCCCATCTCCAGCCGTGCCGTGGCGTGGCACACGCGCCGGTTCTTGCTGCTGGTCCCCGGCCCCTCGCCTGCCCACCCGAGGCCAGTGCCGCAGGGGGGCCCCTCGCCTGGCCCCCCCAGGAAGGCTGCggaggggggaaggggtgtTGCAaggggcctgatcctgcaccCCAGATGTGCACCACCAGCTGCCCCATCACATCCTTCCCCCCTGGAGGGGGTGGGAGGACCGGGGAGTCCCTACTGGGGTTTTATCCCCCTCCCTATTGCAACCCCAGTTGCTCGTGGGTCTGGGTGACTCACTGCACCCCAAAACACCATGGGACCCCGCTGCTGGGTAGGGGGGAGCATTGCCGTGGGTGGGTTTTACCTGCCATGTGTTCTGTGGGTGGGCAAGCGGCAGCTGTGGCTCCGTCCCCCAGCACGGCGGCAGTGGGGACCCCACCGAAGACCCCTCCCCGTGCAGCGCCAGCTCTGGACTGTCCCCCGCAGCCTGCCGGGGGTTTTATGCCCCAGCTAGGGGTGGAGAGGcgggggctggagctgcagtgGTCCTTGGGGGCTGGAGCACGGCCCCCTTCCCCGACTTGGCTTCACGCCTTGACGCGATGATGATGGACGGGAGGCGAGCGGTGGCCCTGGAGTGGCTGGGAGCATCGCTGATCCCCACTGCATTTCAGGGTAcactgggctggggagagacaGCTCTCCTTGGGTCTCCTTGTCCCCCTCATGTCACACatctgggcagggggagatgggGGGCTGCTCCGACCATCTCTCTCCCCTGGGCAAAACCTGTCCCGGCACATGGCAGCCGCTCGTGCGCCAGCAGCTCAGCCGACAGCTGCCGTCAACACCTGGTATTAAAGCGCAGGGAGGTGTTGAGGCATCTGCAACGTGCCGGCTGTTTGTGCAAAGCCTCTGCAGCTCGGTGGTGGGGGAGGAAagtgctccccctgccccgcaccCATCCTGAATGCCGGTCCTGTCTCTGCACTGGTACCCAGGACCCCCAGTCCTGCCCTGGGGCTaagccccccttcccccacacCTCCCATCATGATGCTCAATACCAGCCTGACAGCAGGAGATGGATGGGGAcaagctggtgctgcaggggcaAGGGATGCATGTGGGGAGGTGACTGACACAGGGTCAGGGGACTGGGGCAtgggggaagcagaggagctACTCTGGAGCCCCCCACTCCCCTCTGAACTGCAACGGGGCTGAGGACACCATCTCTGCACACCACGGGAGTGTATTTGGAGATGATGAGGGATGCTGGGGCTCTGGGGACAGGTCTGGAGGGAACAGTGGGCATCTTCATGGGGATGCTGATGAGTTTGTGTCCCCGGTGGTACCTCGGTGATGGTGGCACTGGGCAAGGGCTGAAATCCCTCCCTGCTTTGCACAGAGCTGGCTGTTTTCTCCAAACTGGGACCCagcctttgcttctgctttgggGTTGGTGCTTCAGTCCTTCCCTCGGCCAGCGTAACAGAGAAGAAACCCTCTGGCCCCCGTGTGCTGCAGGGTGGCCAAGGAGGCTGTGTGGGCAGCACTGGCTTTTGGGACTGGGACTGATGCAAATGGGGCAGGGACCATCTCCCCAAGCCCCCCGTGTCCATTACATCCCCGCACATGTCCCACACCCTGCGGTGCTGGCTCGGCTCCATCCATCTCCCGCTGTCAGCTGGtccatggctgcagggctggtaTTGAGCGGGGAGATGAGGAGGTGCGAGAGGCAGTGCTGACAGCAGGGGGGCGGGTggagggggctcagccccaggcaggaCCGGACCTGCTAGGACTCTTCTACGGTATCACGCTGGGTTCTGCAGCTCCTGTAGCTGATTTTTCTgctggagagaaaggaaaaggtgagggtgctgccctgggagggTTTTTAACCCCAAACGCTGCCCAGATGGTGGGGGTTTGCTCACAGTGGTGCACTGTTGGGGAAGGGCAGCCTCTGGCTCCAAGTCTGTAAAACACCAGTTCTCAGTGTCGGAGGTGATGTCTAACCCAACCCTGCTTTGAGCGGTTTTTCCTCGCTGAGAACAGAGGGAGAGCCTCTGTCCGGCTGGGCTCTGGTGTGAATCCATctgacttttcctttccttttgtgtttgtcTCTGGGAAGTGtcagcctggctgccctgcctggtgcTCAGCCGAGGGTGTGGGTCAGGGCTTTCCGTGCCTAAGCTAATTCCCATTCTGCAGAATACATCTGACCTGATGCCACAGtggtttctgctgctctgggcactCACCCTTTGCTTGGTGGGAAGAGGATGTAGGAAGAGGTACCCTGCACCTCCCGTTGGGCTTGGGAATCTCCATTAGAGCTGCCAGAGACAGGGCCAGCCTTAGAGCTTTCCTTCATCCCTTCAGAAGGGCCCTTTTCCCCTCTCGACGCCCCTTTCAGTCCTTCATCACTCTCCTCATCTCATCCTTCGCATCACCTTCTTTCCAGTTCTGGGCACCTCTCCCTCAGGATCTCATTTTTCCCTTATGGCTGGTGTGTTTCTAGCACGATGGGTGGAAGAAGGTAAATATCATCAAGAAGGAGGGCACAAGGCCTGTGGGCTGCTTCAGTCCCCAGTGGggctgaaaagcaaaatcccCTGGAAGTCCTCTCCAACTGGAGGAAGGACAGGAAGGTGACCGTGAATAGCCAGCATGGAGGTACCAAGGACAagtcatgcctgaccaacctgagCACCTTGGGCACTGGGAGGACTGATGGCTGTGTGGACAATAAGAGTAGCAGACAGCATTTACCTCAACTTTAGCAAGGTCACCATGATCTGTTGGCTCCTTGCAGCCAAACTGGTGAGCTATGGTTTG
Proteins encoded in this window:
- the TCIRG1 gene encoding V-type proton ATPase 116 kDa subunit a 3 isoform X1, whose amino-acid sequence is MCAGDWIWVVWGALGAGGGCRWLGVPCSLWGHAVTVPPWQLNPNVSAFQRRFVGEVRRCEEMEKTFTFLQQELRGAGRVLGPCPESPRAPLAREALRVQEQSEQLAQELREVSHNRASLRGRLRELRQYLHVLREGQRFTSLPAPLGSPPRPRALSEREPILDPSLHQHLDRKINFVAGVIHPWRVSAFERLLWRACRGYLVASFVEMPEPMEDLATGESITWVIFLISYWGEQIGQKIRKISDCFHCHMYPYPESEASRADTMSGLHSQIQDLSVVLEETEQYLAQVLDKVALALPTWRVQVQKMKAIYLILNQCSFDVTEKCLIAEVWCPVRDLTQVQDALRQGSYKSGSSVECFVQRIPTSENPPTLIRTNKFTAGFQSIVDAYGVASYQEVNPAPYAIITFPFIFAIMFGDVGHGLLMFLFALWMVLYENSPSLQQASNEIWLTFFEGRYLILLMGAFSIYTGFIYNECFSKATVIFPSAWSVATMANHSSWSSAYLATHPSLTLDPNITGVFRGPYPFGIDPIWSLATNHLNFLNSFKMKMSVVLGIVHMGFGVLLGVFNHVHFQQRHRLVLELLPEMVFLLALFGYLVFLIFYKWVKFSAADSLVAPSILIHFIDMFLFTSNADNLPLYRGQVPVQTVLVVLALASVPVLLLGTPLYLCCRQRTRRTGRPALVTAGEQEPLLEGQKAGNSVNATKEDVESGGHSPDAEHLDFAEIFMHQAIHTIEYCLGCISNTASYLRLWALSLAHAQLSEVLWTMVMRNGFVRLNYVGGVVLVPVFAAFAVLTVAILLVMEGLSAFLHALRLHWVEFQNKFYMGAGYKLCPFTFASDTWE
- the LOC102058316 gene encoding T-box transcription factor TBX10, which gives rise to MAAFLGGPGEGPPCGTGLGWAGEGPGTSSKNRRVCHATARLEMGSLWEEFNRLGTEMIVTKAGRRMFPTFQVKLSGLDPLADYVLLMDFIPLDDKRYRYAFHSSSWLAAGRADPAAPGRVHFHPDSPAKGAQWMRQIVSFDKLKLTNNLLDDNGHIILNSMHRYQPRFHVVFVDPRRDSERFAHQNFKSFSFPETQFMAVTAYQNHRITQLKIASNPFAKGFRDGDPEPCVYVGAKPCTLPYPLPTFPPLSTYGPTTAPTFGYGQQ
- the TCIRG1 gene encoding V-type proton ATPase 116 kDa subunit a 3 isoform X2, translating into MGSLFRSEEVCLAQLFLQSASAYSCVSELGERGLLEFRDLNPNVSAFQRRFVGEVRRCEEMEKTFTFLQQELRGAGRVLGPCPESPRAPLAREALRVQEQSEQLAQELREVSHNRASLRGRLRELRQYLHVLREGQRFTSLPAPLGSPPRPRALSEREPILDPSLHQHLDRKINFVAGVIHPWRVSAFERLLWRACRGYLVASFVEMPEPMEDLATGESITWVIFLISYWGEQIGQKIRKISDCFHCHMYPYPESEASRADTMSGLHSQIQDLSVVLEETEQYLAQVLDKVALALPTWRVQVQKMKAIYLILNQCSFDVTEKCLIAEVWCPVRDLTQVQDALRQGSYKSGSSVECFVQRIPTSENPPTLIRTNKFTAGFQSIVDAYGVASYQEVNPAPYAIITFPFIFAIMFGDVGHGLLMFLFALWMVLYENSPSLQQASNEIWLTFFEGRYLILLMGAFSIYTGFIYNECFSKATVIFPSAWSVATMANHSSWSSAYLATHPSLTLDPNITGVFRGPYPFGIDPIWSLATNHLNFLNSFKMKMSVVLGIVHMGFGVLLGVFNHVHFQQRHRLVLELLPEMVFLLALFGYLVFLIFYKWVKFSAADSLVAPSILIHFIDMFLFTSNADNLPLYRGQVPVQTVLVVLALASVPVLLLGTPLYLCCRQRTRRTGRPALVTAGEQEPLLEGQKAGNSVNATKEDVESGGHSPDAEHLDFAEIFMHQAIHTIEYCLGCISNTASYLRLWALSLAHAQLSEVLWTMVMRNGFVRLNYVGGVVLVPVFAAFAVLTVAILLVMEGLSAFLHALRLHWVEFQNKFYMGAGYKLCPFTFASDTWE